The sequence GCGAAGTGAACTGGACAGGCACGGGAGCGGCTAATACGCTTTCTGAATCAATTGACGGAATAGAGTTCTGCGCGTCAAATAATACGGGTACAAGTTACATATTTAAAACAAACGGTTCTTCGCCATTTTCAACAGGGTATACTTATAACACACCCGGAAGAAATATCCCGTATACTCTGCAGTGGAAAAATACTCCTGACAGAGAAGCGGGTTATGTATCAACTTTGGATTTAACCCAGCAGGCGGCAGCAGGCGGTTATTTATCAGGCCCGGTCAATATTGGTTCTACAAGCGCAAGCATGCCTCCTAACTGGGCTGTTAATTATCAATCAAATGGTTTTCAGGGATGGTATGGCGACAAAATGACATGGGGGCTTCCTTATGGCGCGGCAGGCGGAGAAACTGCCGCGGAATCAGGTTCCACCACAAAATCAACTTTTCCTGACTGGACATGGAGAAAAAATTGGACTGCGTATCCGACTATTGGTTTTACCCTTCTTATACATATGGGAAAGAAAACTGAAGATAAAGTGCGCGCTCTTGCGGCAGAACAGGCTGACATTCATGAACTTATAAACCCTCTTACCGCCTCTGTCGGAACTGTTGTAACCACAGGACACATGAACCTTTATGATGCAGGAGGGTTTACATTTAAACCTGCCGGTTTTAATCATATTTATAATGCATGGGAAGTCGTATGCGCGTCTGACACGGCTGACATATCCTTAAACCTTGGAGCGAAGAGCCTTAAAAATCAAACGTTTCTATTTGATAATTACAATGCCGCTTTCGCGCCGCAGATTACTTTAAACAGTTCGGTGCTTGCCGAGGGCATTGATATGTTCACGTCAGTTGATACGGCAGATAAAAAATTGTATGTAACACTTAATAAAACAATAACAGGCGTCAATCATCTTGTGCTTGGCGGAGCATCCGCGACCTTAACGCCGACAAACACAATTCCTGCGGGTGCTACGGCAACACCCACAAATACACCCGGCAGCGGCGGTTCGGACTGTCTGCTTTTTTACATAGACCGTTCACTTGTGCCTCCGATGGCGATTTTTAAGGATTTGACCTTAAAGATACATGTTGGAAATTGTTCCGCGGTAAATGTCAGTGTTGACGGCTCGCCTGTTGTTTCAAGTTATGACGCGGGCACAGGTGAAGTGATGTTTACCACAACAGGTTCTGATGTCCGGATAACAAGAACCGGATACACAGGCGGTGCAACCCTTGCGGTTACCAAAACAACTCTTTTAAATGATAAAAAATGGGCGTACTCATTTACTTTTGATGATGGTATGCCCACCTGTTATTCTGTTGTCATGCCGCTTTTTGATTCTTACGGGTATAAGGCTGCGGCCGCTCTTAATACAGCACAGATGCAGGAAACAGCAGAATACTGGCCAATGAGCTGGCAGCACGCTGACGCTCTGCGCGCTGACGGCTGGAGCTTTTTTAACCATAATGCCACTCATGCCGCGGCAACGTGTTCAAATATCGGAACGGAAACAGTGCCTGTGAACGAACTGATTGAAGCAAGATGGCCGGATTATAAGTGCACGCATTTTGTTTATCCTTATGTTGACACCACTGCCTGGACCTGTATAAGGGATTCGGGGTTATTCTTGTCAGCCGAAGTTTATGACGGGATAAATTACGCGGATGTAACGCCTTCCCAGCCGTTTTTGCTTCACCGCTATGGTTTTATGGCCGCGGGTTCCTTAAGTTCTGCCTCGCTGGCCAATTCCGCCGCGGACAGTGCTGCTGCTGATTCAAGGGCAAGATGGCTGATAGTTTTTACGCATGCGGTTGCTCCGGGCAGCACAACGCCGCCAAGTACGTATGATACAAATGAAGCTATTTTGGAGGCGCACATAAACTATATTTATAATACATACGGCGCCGGCGGCGCGGATAATATGTGGTTTGCACCGTCTGATGTTGTTATGCATTACCTGCTTACCAGGGACAATGCTGCTGTAAGTTATTCGGGTTCTTGCGGAACCCCGACGCCGACAAACACAATTCCTGCCGGCTCTACGGCAACAAATACCTATACCGCGACTTATACGGCAACAGCCACCGCGACTCTTTTTGCGTGTGATTTTGATAATCTTGAC comes from Candidatus Goldiibacteriota bacterium and encodes:
- a CDS encoding CIA30 family protein, translated to MKDIMKKTAAFLVLVLIPLAAMAAPVTVNTGVVVNTNTCDEISWTDSSGLLRTGSIVKIDGNPNGYTGGYFSRLTYMDGASTVNINESNPAGDLSGLGFMVNHQPTGHAGRGWANSKQDGFNGTTTILFQGENHVIYQTEMDMYGDNGNTALGAWKVKWVYMIRTGNDYIVDSIAYDFSSKPFGTYGNDIRSPYCEVNWTGTGAANTLSESIDGIEFCASNNTGTSYIFKTNGSSPFSTGYTYNTPGRNIPYTLQWKNTPDREAGYVSTLDLTQQAAAGGYLSGPVNIGSTSASMPPNWAVNYQSNGFQGWYGDKMTWGLPYGAAGGETAAESGSTTKSTFPDWTWRKNWTAYPTIGFTLLIHMGKKTEDKVRALAAEQADIHELINPLTASVGTVVTTGHMNLYDAGGFTFKPAGFNHIYNAWEVVCASDTADISLNLGAKSLKNQTFLFDNYNAAFAPQITLNSSVLAEGIDMFTSVDTADKKLYVTLNKTITGVNHLVLGGASATLTPTNTIPAGATATPTNTPGSGGSDCLLFYIDRSLVPPMAIFKDLTLKIHVGNCSAVNVSVDGSPVVSSYDAGTGEVMFTTTGSDVRITRTGYTGGATLAVTKTTLLNDKKWAYSFTFDDGMPTCYSVVMPLFDSYGYKAAAALNTAQMQETAEYWPMSWQHADALRADGWSFFNHNATHAAATCSNIGTETVPVNELIEARWPDYKCTHFVYPYVDTTAWTCIRDSGLFLSAEVYDGINYADVTPSQPFLLHRYGFMAAGSLSSASLANSAADSAAADSRARWLIVFTHAVAPGSTTPPSTYDTNEAILEAHINYIYNTYGAGGADNMWFAPSDVVMHYLLTRDNAAVSYSGSCGTPTPTNTIPAGSTATNTYTATYTATATATLFACDFDNLDDGDNGNGYGGFWYTYSSGDPSLPLETKVWPGAACVPSLGGVNATAYAMRMTGTVGAIVAAENIYPCIGLGSQLNASAGSPAFTETDISSCTGIKFYTKGDGKSYFVKVSYTDNTGASLTGYDDYKYVFTAPASWTQLTIPFTMFAQAGWGTAADLAVVLAHAKEIQWQTNFNGALGAPASVDFWIDEVQLYGCGSCPAVQIATSTQTPEAETNTLTATNTAENTFTPTYTHTETDTNTQTHTSTVTNTPPTGSTNTYTETQTYTPTNTNTYTVTIPVSTYTNTLTQTNTPTRTNTPVLPTATYTMTYTYTYTVTVIPNTPTFTPTPLPTEADKMEIKNIFVYPHPYNPDKGNLRIRFTITKKADEINLKIYSASFRCIKEINLTDDIPAGEHTAEV